In a genomic window of Thermodesulfobium sp. 4217-1:
- a CDS encoding NGG1p interacting factor NIF3 has product MKLSEVYKLAINMGIEADPRGKEEVFRHLERVKKNYEELSEKKKARFDKELLENPYSDSRILCGKEDQIVKGIFVGIDMEVPEIILADRLVEKGERIDLIFAHHPEGKSLPGLEGVMHLQEDILFSQGIPINVAENLMGSRISEVSRSVHPANHNRAVDAAKLLGFAFMNIHTPADNIVTKFLTDLFLEKKPETVGEVVDILLEIPEYKDAQAHNFGPKIVNGAEKSRCGKIWVDMTGGTSGSKDAYEKLSIAGIGTIVGMHMKEDHLQEAKKFGINVVIAGHMPSDSVGMNFILDEIEKNGVNIIPTSGLFRVRR; this is encoded by the coding sequence ATGAAACTGAGTGAGGTCTATAAGTTAGCCATTAATATGGGAATTGAAGCCGATCCGCGAGGAAAGGAAGAGGTCTTCAGACACCTTGAAAGGGTTAAGAAAAATTATGAAGAGTTAAGTGAAAAGAAAAAAGCCAGGTTTGATAAGGAGTTGTTGGAAAACCCATACTCTGATAGTCGAATACTTTGTGGAAAAGAAGATCAGATAGTAAAAGGGATTTTTGTAGGCATTGATATGGAGGTACCAGAAATCATTCTTGCTGATAGACTGGTAGAAAAGGGCGAAAGAATAGACCTTATATTTGCCCACCATCCTGAAGGGAAATCTCTTCCGGGATTGGAGGGGGTAATGCACTTACAAGAGGATATACTTTTTTCGCAGGGGATACCTATAAATGTAGCTGAAAATCTTATGGGATCGAGGATATCAGAGGTTTCTCGCTCTGTTCACCCTGCTAATCACAATAGGGCAGTAGATGCTGCTAAACTTTTAGGGTTCGCATTTATGAATATTCACACTCCGGCTGACAACATTGTTACAAAATTCTTGACAGATCTCTTTTTAGAAAAGAAACCTGAAACGGTAGGCGAAGTTGTAGATATCCTACTTGAAATTCCTGAGTACAAAGATGCGCAAGCGCATAATTTTGGACCAAAAATTGTAAATGGAGCAGAAAAAAGTCGTTGTGGAAAAATTTGGGTAGACATGACTGGCGGAACGTCAGGGAGCAAAGATGCTTACGAAAAGCTTTCTATTGCTGGCATTGGAACTATAGTAGGCATGCATATGAAAGAAGATCACCTACAGGAAGCTAAGAAGTTTGGAATAAACGTTGTTATAGCTGGTCATATGCCATCAGACTCGGTTGGAATGAACTTTATACTTGATGAGATTGAAAAAAATGGCGTTAATATAATTCCAACATCGGGACTCTTCAGAGTAAGGCGTTGA
- a CDS encoding universal stress protein, whose amino-acid sequence MKFERVLVALDFSEQSSKLYHAVNDFKKFGVRQIYLVHVINPDVLEVNKEVVKIASDHFNSYLDRYTSEGIEVFVKILIGDVADQIAAYSDEIDANLVVASEHGEGFFKDIFVGSNLFNIIRTLKRPVYVERFQETESGFLTSKNRFNKVLFPTDFSKSSMRAFEFLKDFSTIIREIILLHVLKPTDANLMIKEASIVNEAIEQLTLGLTKVNANARYLVLEGNPAKQIEFTAIKENVSMLVMSTRGKGYLEGLLLGSVAEYLLLHTRIPILFD is encoded by the coding sequence ATGAAGTTTGAAAGGGTATTGGTAGCTCTTGATTTTTCAGAACAATCTTCAAAGCTTTACCATGCTGTCAACGACTTTAAGAAATTTGGCGTTCGCCAAATTTATCTTGTACACGTTATAAACCCTGATGTCTTAGAGGTGAACAAGGAAGTTGTGAAGATTGCATCAGATCACTTTAATTCTTACTTAGATAGATATACTTCAGAAGGAATTGAGGTCTTTGTAAAAATCCTTATTGGAGATGTCGCAGATCAAATTGCTGCTTACTCTGACGAGATAGATGCGAATCTGGTAGTTGCGTCAGAACACGGAGAGGGATTTTTTAAGGATATATTTGTTGGCAGCAATTTGTTTAATATTATTAGGACATTAAAGAGGCCTGTCTATGTGGAAAGGTTTCAGGAAACCGAAAGTGGCTTTCTGACTTCTAAAAATAGATTTAACAAGGTATTATTTCCAACAGATTTTTCTAAAAGTTCAATGAGAGCTTTTGAATTTTTAAAAGACTTCTCTACAATTATAAGAGAAATTATTTTGCTCCACGTTTTGAAGCCCACTGATGCAAATCTTATGATAAAAGAAGCATCGATCGTAAATGAAGCTATTGAGCAGCTTACCTTAGGTCTTACAAAGGTTAACGCAAATGCAAGGTATTTGGTATTAGAAGGCAATCCTGCCAAACAAATTGAATTTACTGCTATAAAGGAAAACGTATCTATGCTAGTTATGAGCACAAGGGGAAAGGGATATCTTGAAGGGCTCTTGCTTGGCAGTGTAGCAGAATACCTTTTGCTACACACAAGGATCCCTATATTGTTTGATTAA
- the trpE gene encoding anthranilate synthase component I gives MSKLLVRSFSADSQTPVSIYDKLKNLPYSFLLESKTFNKLARYSFLGAFPRFIISTNSKTTRIVADMDLEKIGIKSINTTNSLIEILKEIFNKLPAVDTICPFSSGLVGYIGYECVRFYEESLKFEKPSIFPDATLFFPGLIIAFDHFTDTIYLMSHSLYQSDEERAEFFLNEGEKILQSSNIGNSLKGHEDSLDLQKDTKKDGNNIIKSHIKKSDYEDGVNTIKEYIKNGDTFQTVLSQRLSSAFPGDPFEFYRDLRRLNPSPYLFHIKLNDVVISGSSPETFLTLRDNKLFSRPIAGTRKRGKDPSEDKRLAKELLEDPKECAEHVMLVDLARNDLGRVCAPSTIKVEEFMKVENYSHVMHIVSEVTGLLDKNINPIEAFFASFPAGTVSGAPKIRAIEIIDSIEPERRGPYAGAVGYFDISGNFDTCIAIRTAFFKDNKIYLQAGAGIVADSDPPTEYFETIHKAKALLSIVNKGETL, from the coding sequence ATGTCAAAATTATTAGTTAGATCTTTTTCTGCAGATTCACAAACCCCTGTAAGCATATATGATAAGTTGAAAAACTTGCCATATTCTTTTTTATTGGAGAGCAAAACCTTTAATAAGCTTGCAAGGTATTCTTTTTTAGGAGCCTTTCCAAGATTCATCATATCTACAAACTCAAAAACCACTAGAATAGTTGCGGATATGGATCTTGAAAAAATAGGCATAAAAAGTATAAACACTACAAACTCGCTTATAGAAATTCTAAAAGAAATTTTTAACAAACTGCCAGCAGTTGACACGATATGCCCTTTTAGCTCAGGATTGGTGGGCTATATCGGCTATGAATGCGTAAGATTCTATGAAGAGTCTTTAAAATTTGAAAAGCCCTCTATATTTCCAGATGCAACGCTTTTTTTCCCCGGTCTTATTATTGCATTTGATCACTTTACCGATACCATATACCTTATGAGCCATTCGCTTTATCAGTCGGACGAAGAAAGAGCAGAGTTTTTCCTTAACGAGGGCGAAAAAATACTTCAATCTAGCAATATTGGCAATTCATTAAAGGGACACGAGGATTCGCTAGACCTACAAAAAGACACGAAAAAAGATGGCAATAATATTATAAAAAGTCATATAAAAAAGTCGGACTATGAGGACGGCGTAAATACTATCAAAGAATATATAAAAAATGGCGACACATTTCAAACTGTCCTCTCTCAGAGATTGTCTTCGGCTTTTCCAGGAGATCCTTTCGAATTTTATAGAGATTTAAGAAGGCTAAACCCATCGCCATATCTTTTCCACATAAAGTTAAACGATGTGGTGATCTCTGGTTCTTCACCAGAAACATTTCTCACTTTAAGAGACAATAAACTTTTTTCAAGACCTATTGCGGGAACAAGGAAGAGAGGCAAGGATCCAAGCGAAGACAAGAGACTAGCCAAAGAACTCTTGGAAGACCCAAAGGAATGCGCAGAACATGTGATGCTGGTAGACCTTGCCAGAAACGACCTTGGAAGGGTATGCGCCCCATCAACTATAAAGGTTGAAGAGTTTATGAAAGTAGAAAACTATTCACACGTAATGCACATTGTTAGCGAGGTTACAGGGCTATTAGATAAAAACATAAATCCTATAGAAGCATTTTTTGCCTCGTTTCCAGCGGGAACCGTATCGGGAGCCCCTAAAATCAGGGCAATTGAAATAATAGATTCCATAGAACCAGAGAGAAGAGGACCCTATGCTGGTGCGGTTGGATATTTTGATATAAGCGGAAATTTTGATACCTGTATAGCCATAAGAACCGCTTTCTTCAAGGATAACAAGATATATCTTCAGGCTGGTGCTGGAATAGTCGCTGACTCTGACCCGCCTACCGAATATTTTGAAACAATTCATAAGGCAAAGGCTCTTCTTTCTATTGTTAACAAGGGAGAGACGCTGTGA
- a CDS encoding aminodeoxychorismate/anthranilate synthase component II: MRERLVIIDNFDSFTYNLVQGFAQIRRTKKDMIVLRDDEPFERILEFNPDRLVISPGPGHPKDCKLSSKAFEYAKKNKKPLLGVCLGHQLIGYLSGAKVIKAKNLMHGKTSMINFINDTIFNGLKNPFKAMRYHSLCLDELGLPEEITILARSTDDGIIMALKHKEMPIYGLQFHPESIMTPSGQKILKNFLNLNK, translated from the coding sequence GTGAGAGAGAGACTTGTAATAATTGATAACTTTGATTCATTTACGTACAATCTGGTCCAAGGTTTCGCACAGATTAGAAGAACAAAAAAAGATATGATTGTATTAAGAGATGATGAGCCTTTTGAACGGATATTAGAATTCAATCCTGACAGATTGGTCATATCTCCTGGTCCAGGACATCCAAAAGATTGTAAACTATCTTCAAAAGCTTTTGAATACGCTAAAAAAAATAAAAAACCGCTTTTAGGTGTATGCCTTGGACACCAATTAATAGGATATCTCTCTGGAGCTAAAGTTATAAAAGCAAAAAATCTTATGCACGGCAAAACAAGTATGATAAATTTTATAAACGATACAATTTTTAACGGATTGAAAAACCCTTTTAAGGCGATGAGATATCATTCGCTGTGTTTAGATGAGCTGGGCTTACCAGAAGAGATTACAATATTGGCAAGGAGCACTGATGACGGCATAATTATGGCGCTTAAACATAAAGAGATGCCAATTTATGGGCTCCAATTTCACCCAGAGTCGATTATGACCCCAAGCGGTCAAAAGATACTTAAAAATTTTTTGAATTTAAATAAATAA
- the trpD gene encoding anthranilate phosphoribosyltransferase: MRGERQVVKSILDKILSSEHLSEVEAKGLMDNMMDARVTQSQIGAILIGLRMKRETPDELTGFVKSMREHVRKIKTRHPIAVDTCGTGGDGLKTFNISTASAFVVAGAGIPVAKHGNRSVSSSSGSADVLEKLGFNINLSPDVIEDCLNHIGIAFLFAPLLHPSMKNVAPMRRELGIRTFFNILGPLTNPAGVENQVIGVFDKSIMPTLAEVIKNLNPKHIYLVHGAGGMDELSLEGPNYVIEIKGDKSREFFIDPEQYKFQRVSSSEFVVENSDESAKKIMKVLRGEDSFDKDIVVFNAAMAIMASDYTSNFEEALSMAKDSIDSKLALSKFETLKNYTNTL, encoded by the coding sequence ATGAGAGGAGAGAGACAGGTGGTAAAGAGCATATTAGACAAGATTTTGAGCAGCGAGCACCTTTCGGAAGTTGAAGCAAAAGGCTTGATGGACAATATGATGGACGCAAGAGTGACGCAAAGTCAGATTGGTGCAATTCTTATAGGACTCAGGATGAAGAGGGAAACCCCGGATGAATTAACTGGCTTTGTAAAGTCAATGAGGGAGCATGTAAGGAAAATTAAAACCAGGCACCCAATTGCTGTTGATACATGCGGGACTGGCGGCGATGGACTTAAAACATTTAATATCTCTACTGCAAGCGCTTTTGTCGTTGCAGGGGCAGGAATACCAGTAGCAAAACATGGAAACAGAAGCGTATCAAGCTCATCTGGTTCGGCAGACGTCTTAGAGAAGCTCGGCTTTAACATTAATCTTAGCCCAGACGTAATAGAAGACTGCCTCAATCACATAGGAATAGCATTTTTATTCGCGCCGCTACTTCATCCATCTATGAAAAACGTAGCTCCCATGAGGAGAGAGCTTGGTATTAGAACATTTTTTAATATCTTAGGACCACTAACAAATCCAGCAGGGGTAGAAAATCAAGTCATTGGCGTTTTTGATAAATCAATAATGCCCACATTGGCTGAGGTAATAAAGAACCTCAATCCAAAACATATATATCTAGTCCACGGTGCTGGAGGGATGGATGAGCTCTCCCTTGAGGGCCCAAATTATGTAATTGAAATTAAAGGGGATAAATCAAGAGAATTCTTTATCGATCCCGAACAATATAAATTTCAAAGAGTGTCATCCTCAGAATTTGTTGTAGAGAATTCGGATGAAAGTGCGAAAAAGATAATGAAGGTTTTAAGGGGAGAGGATAGCTTTGACAAAGACATAGTAGTTTTCAATGCCGCCATGGCAATAATGGCAAGTGACTATACTTCAAATTTCGAAGAAGCACTTTCGATGGCCAAAGATTCGATAGACTCAAAATTAGCGCTCTCGAAATTCGAAACCTTGAAAAACTACACAAACACATTATGA
- a CDS encoding indole-3-glycerol phosphate synthase TrpC, whose translation MNILEEISQREIEEFKQRRDFFNMIKKYGRPKPVKSFFNALKPVSIICEFKPASPVKGTFIKNPKLEIRKFIDIYEKGGCKALSVLTNKRDFKGDPLYISYIKSFCDLPILYKNFILLEEQIDEAYLVGADCVLLIASILDLKRLRALYEYASALGLDSLIEVHDEEELKDTLELEPKIIGINNRNLKTFEVDINNTFRLSKYIPKGIKIVSESGIKSSKEIDRLLEYNISGALIGETVVKLALESQSNKIKDFLINRDI comes from the coding sequence ATGAATATCTTAGAAGAAATTTCTCAAAGAGAGATAGAAGAATTCAAACAAAGAAGAGATTTTTTCAATATGATAAAAAAATATGGGAGACCTAAACCTGTTAAGTCATTTTTTAACGCTCTCAAACCTGTAAGCATAATATGTGAATTTAAGCCAGCATCTCCTGTAAAGGGGACGTTTATAAAAAATCCTAAGCTTGAAATTAGAAAATTTATTGATATCTACGAAAAAGGCGGTTGCAAAGCGCTTTCAGTCCTTACAAATAAAAGAGATTTTAAAGGCGATCCTCTATATATTTCTTATATAAAGTCTTTTTGTGATCTACCTATTTTATACAAAAATTTTATTCTATTAGAAGAGCAGATAGACGAGGCATATTTAGTAGGAGCTGATTGCGTGCTGCTTATAGCATCTATTTTGGATCTTAAAAGGTTAAGGGCGCTGTACGAATATGCCAGCGCCCTTGGGCTTGACTCCCTGATAGAGGTTCACGATGAAGAGGAATTAAAAGATACCTTGGAGTTAGAACCAAAGATAATTGGCATTAACAATAGAAACCTAAAAACCTTTGAAGTAGATATAAACAACACTTTTAGGCTATCGAAATATATACCAAAGGGCATTAAGATAGTTTCAGAATCTGGGATAAAATCTTCAAAAGAGATTGATAGACTTTTAGAATACAACATTTCAGGGGCCCTAATAGGAGAGACGGTGGTAAAGCTGGCCCTTGAGTCACAAAGTAACAAGATTAAAGATTTTTTAATAAATAGGGACATTTAA
- a CDS encoding phosphoribosylanthranilate isomerase, which produces MFVKICGIRSLEDAIVSSSFMPDYMGFIFCESPRKIDIQTGKKIVNSLSSKKFIGVFQDSQIEDVLKIAKACNLFGIQLHGDESPKDIEIIKENNFIAIKAFRIENSLPENLSEYKPDFFLFDKARGCKVFNTSVLKNYDLDVPFFIAGGLNSENVHKTLKKISNAKICGIDLSSGVERDNKKDPDLLEKFFAAIENQIFF; this is translated from the coding sequence GTGTTTGTTAAGATCTGCGGGATAAGAAGCCTTGAAGACGCAATTGTATCAAGCTCATTTATGCCAGATTATATGGGATTCATATTTTGCGAGAGTCCTAGAAAAATAGATATACAAACAGGTAAAAAGATAGTAAATAGTTTAAGTAGTAAAAAATTTATAGGTGTGTTCCAAGACAGCCAAATAGAGGATGTATTGAAGATTGCGAAAGCCTGTAATCTTTTTGGCATTCAACTTCATGGGGATGAAAGCCCAAAAGATATAGAGATCATAAAAGAAAACAACTTCATCGCAATAAAGGCCTTTAGGATAGAAAACAGCCTTCCAGAAAATCTTTCAGAATACAAACCCGATTTTTTTTTATTTGATAAGGCAAGAGGATGCAAGGTTTTCAACACAAGCGTTTTAAAAAACTATGATTTAGACGTTCCATTCTTTATTGCCGGCGGGCTAAACAGCGAAAATGTCCACAAAACTTTAAAAAAGATTTCAAATGCTAAAATTTGCGGGATAGATCTATCATCTGGAGTAGAAAGAGATAACAAAAAAGATCCCGATCTATTAGAAAAATTTTTCGCTGCAATTGAGAATCAAATATTTTTTTAA
- the trpA gene encoding tryptophan synthase subunit alpha, which yields MNKIKEILKEKKTLIPFLPAGYPSINATKQFVKVLVSCGIKVVELGVPFSDPVADGPTITNSYSFAIQNGTKSEDVYLMADELKDEFGIAIIPMLYYNLIYNKGEENFAKRISSFADAVIVPDLPFKESHRLRPHLEKFDISYVPFATPNIKEEDVKKISDYANAFIYAVTVFGITGARSNYSNDTYTYLERVKKISSKYVAAGFGVSSKEQFDNLPTDAVIIGSALVKQIEPDNIEKSKANIEGLIKNIIN from the coding sequence ATGAACAAAATTAAAGAGATTTTAAAAGAGAAGAAAACTTTAATTCCATTTTTGCCCGCTGGTTACCCATCGATAAATGCTACCAAACAATTCGTTAAAGTGTTAGTAAGTTGTGGTATAAAGGTAGTCGAGCTTGGAGTTCCTTTCTCTGATCCAGTTGCAGATGGACCCACTATTACAAATAGTTACTCCTTTGCTATCCAAAATGGCACAAAAAGCGAAGACGTCTATCTCATGGCAGACGAATTAAAAGACGAATTTGGCATTGCAATTATACCGATGTTGTATTACAACTTAATTTACAATAAAGGCGAAGAAAATTTTGCAAAGAGGATATCCTCCTTCGCAGATGCCGTGATAGTTCCAGATTTACCCTTTAAAGAATCGCACAGGCTCAGACCCCATCTTGAAAAATTTGACATCTCTTACGTTCCATTTGCAACTCCAAACATAAAAGAAGAGGATGTAAAAAAAATCTCCGATTATGCTAACGCTTTTATTTATGCAGTAACTGTTTTCGGCATAACAGGAGCCAGATCCAATTACAGCAACGACACTTATACCTATCTCGAACGCGTCAAGAAGATTAGCTCAAAATATGTTGCTGCAGGCTTTGGCGTTAGTTCAAAAGAGCAATTTGATAATCTGCCAACAGATGCGGTAATTATAGGAAGCGCTTTAGTCAAACAGATAGAGCCAGACAATATTGAAAAGAGCAAGGCGAATATTGAAGGATTAATAAAAAATATAATTAATTAA